CCAGGACGGTGACCGCCATGGATGCCAGGCTCCACAGGTAGACGGTCACCACGCCCAGGCCGAGTGCCTGCGCACGACGCGAGGTCCACGCCCGCGCGACGATCCACACCAGTCCGGCCAGGCACACCCAGCCGGTAAGGCCACCTGCGGTCATGGGCAGCGGCAGGCGTGCCCCCGCGTCGGGCAGGTAGTGCAGCGCCGTGCCCGAATCGGCCGGCGCGCCGCCCAGCGCGGCGATCAGGTAGGGCGCCCACACCACGAGTGCGATCGCAATGGAGCCGAAGCCGATCGCCGCGAGTCGTGCCGCCGGAAGCCACAGTGGAGTCGAGTGCAGTGGGGCCGGCCGTTCCCGAGCGTCCCCGACGCCCCGGCGCGCGAGGGAGGCCACGGCGGTGGCCACCACGGCCATGAGCACGACGGTCCCCGCCGCGAGGCCCGTGTACAGGGTGTAGGTGCTGGCGGAGGCGCCCAGGTAGAGGGTCGTGGCCAGGGTCGCACCGCGCCCACCCCGAGGGGAGGTGGGTGCCACGGCGTGCCAGGCGAGGATGAGAACAGGCGGGAGGAACAGCGCCACCACGGCGCCGTAGGGTTCCGGGCTGCCGTAGGCCAGCATCACCGCAGTCGAGGCCACTCCGACCACGGCGCCGAGGTCGGTGCGCAGCAGGCGGGTCCAGAGCACGGTGACCAGTGCGGCGGCGACAGCGAGCGACAGGATCGACCACGGCTTGTACGCTGCCCAGCCCTCGAGTCCGGCGAGGTCGGCGAACCGCCCACCCAGCCAGAACCACCCCGACGGGTAGAACGACGGCAGGTCGGCGTAGGCCATGTCGGGCAGCCCGAGCGAGGTGGCCGAGCGGCCGAGGAACTGGGTGCGGAACTCCTGGTCCACGCTCACGCCGTGCAGGTAGAGCCTGGACGCGGCGAGCGGGATGCCGAGGGTCGTGGCCACCAGCAGCGCCGACCCGGTCGGGGCGGCGAGCTTCCCGGCCCGCACCAGCGCGGGCCTCCCGCCCGGGCGCTCGCCGGCGCGCGCACACAGCACCCCCAGCACGACCAGTGCGACGGCGGCGGTCTGACCCACCACGGTCAACGCCCGCAGGACGTTGGAGTTGCCGTAGGCGGGGAAGGAGACGAGGGAGAAGCCGACCAGGACGACGGCGGTGACGGCCGCGGCGAGCAGCGTCGCCGCGGCCGCGAGGCCCGGCCCCCGGAGAGCCACCGGCATGGTCAGAAGGGGAGCTTGCGGAAGATCGGGCGCGGCACGTGGGTCAGCACGGCCATGACGCCGCCGAACGCGGCGGGGGCGAAGACCGCTCCCTTGCCCGCCCCGGAGTTCTTCACCGCGATGCGGGCCACGTCGTCCTTGTTGACGGTCAGCGGCGCCTCCTTGACGTGCGCCGACATGCGCGTCCGGACCTGCCCCGGACGGATCACCAGGACGTCCACCCCGTGCTCGTCGAGCGCGTAGCCCAGGCCGGTGTAGAACGAGTCGAGGCCGGCCTTGGTCGAGCCGTAGACGAAGTTGGAGCGACGGGCGCGGAGTCCGGCGGCCGAACTCATCGCGATGATCCGGCCGTAGCCCTGGGCCTTCATCCGCTCGGCGAGCAGCACGCCCACGGAGACGGCGCCCGTGTAGTTGACCTGGGCGATCTGCACGGCCTTGCGCTGATCGGACCAGAGTTCCTCGTTCTCCCCGAGCAGGCCGAAGGCCACGATCGCCACGTCCACGTCGCCTCCGGCGAAGATCTGCTCGAAGGCGGCCGGATGGGAATCGGTCGCGGCGGCGTCGAAGTCCACCACGTCGACAGCGGTGGCCCCGGCGGCCGTCATCTCGGCCCGCGCGTCCTCGATCCCCGGGTCCCCGGGAAGACAGGCCAGCACCACGCGCATCGGCCCCTGCTGGAGGTACTCCCCGCAGATGGCCAGGCCGATCTCGGAGGTGCCTCCGAGCAGGAGCAGGGTCTGGGGGACGCCGACGGCATTGATCATGCGCAGGAGTCTACCGAGGCGCCCCCGTCAGACCGGGAAAGGTGGCTGGGCCGGCCCGGGCGCGGGCCGCGTGGAGGTGGACGGCCCGCGGGTGACGACGGACCCGGCGCTCGCGGAGACCTTTTCCACACTGTCGAGGGCGGGGAGACGGCGACGAGGACGACTGCGGCGGCGACGGTGCGGAGGATCATGGCGAACTCCCGATTCGGCCTCCGGGCGACCCTCGTCGTCCGGGGTCACCCTATTGTGGGCCCGCCGACGACGGCTTGTACAGCCCCCGTCCGGACTCGCCCGCCGGGGCGCTCCGGGGGCACAGCGGTGGTGACGCGGTCCGGCGGGTCAGAGCAGCTCGAGGCGGCGGCCCATGTCGGAGACGAAGACCCCGTTGGGGTCGATCCCGCGGCGGGTGGCGATCCAGGAGTCGATCTCCGGGTACATCGCGTGGAAGCGCTCGGCCGGGACCCTCGAGTCCTTGGCCGTGTAGAGCCGGCCGCCCATCGACATGACCTTGGCGTCGAGCTCGTTGACGAACGCGTTGAGTCGGTCGTTGATGGGGAAGTCCACACACACGTTCCACCCCTCCATGGGGAAGGAGAGCGGTGCCTGGTTCCCGGGCCCGAAGAGCTTGAACACGTTGAGGAACGAGTAGTGCCCCGAGCGCTGGATGTCGCCGATGATCTCCTTGAACCCGTCGACCGCCCCGGGCGGGACGATGAACTGGTACTGCAGGAAGCCGTCGGACCCGTACGCCCGGTTCCACTCTCCGAAGAGATCGAGCATGTGATAGAAGGCCGGGAGGGTCTTGATCTTGTTCCGCGAGGTGCCGCCGAGGCGGTAGTAGACCTCGCCGATGGGGCCGAAGGTGAACTTGTTGGCCAGACCGTTGGGGAACACGTCCGGGAACGTGACCAGCGGCTTGGCGTTCATGGCCAGCGGGTCCTTGGCGAGCTTGGGCGCGTATTCCTCGAGCTGGGCGAGCGTGGCCAGGGACCCGCGGGAGACCGCGGCGCGGCCGAGCTTCGGCGGCGCGCTGATCGCGTCGAACCACGCTGAGGAGTAGGTGTACTTGGCCTCGGACCCGTCGGTGTGCAGGGCGATGGTCTCGTCGAGCGAGGCGGTCTGGTCCGAGTCCGCGAGGAAGAAGGCGGTCTCGGTGCGGGTCATGGCGATCCACGCCTTGAGGACCACGCCCGTGAGGCCGTTGCCTCCGATCGTGGCCCAGAACAGCGTGCCCCCCGGGTCGTCGGACGTCCCACCGGGCTCGAGCGTGAGGACGCGGCCGTCCGCGACGAGCAGCTCCATTCGCGTCACGTGGTTGCCGAACGACCCCGCCGAGTGATGGTTCTTGCCGTGGATGTCGTGCCCGATGGCGCCACCGACGGTGACCAGACGCGTGCCCGGCAGCACCGGTACCCACAGCCCGAACGGCAGTGCGGCGCGCATGAGTTGGTCCAGGTTGACACCGGCGTCGACCACCGCGAGCGCCTTCTCGGCGTTGAGCTCGTGGATACGGTTGAAGCGGCTCATGTCCAGCACCAGACCGCC
This Dietzia psychralcaliphila DNA region includes the following protein-coding sequences:
- a CDS encoding arabinofuranosyltransferase; this translates as MPVALRGPGLAAAATLLAAAVTAVVLVGFSLVSFPAYGNSNVLRALTVVGQTAAVALVVLGVLCARAGERPGGRPALVRAGKLAAPTGSALLVATTLGIPLAASRLYLHGVSVDQEFRTQFLGRSATSLGLPDMAYADLPSFYPSGWFWLGGRFADLAGLEGWAAYKPWSILSLAVAAALVTVLWTRLLRTDLGAVVGVASTAVMLAYGSPEPYGAVVALFLPPVLILAWHAVAPTSPRGGRGATLATTLYLGASASTYTLYTGLAAGTVVLMAVVATAVASLARRGVGDARERPAPLHSTPLWLPAARLAAIGFGSIAIALVVWAPYLIAALGGAPADSGTALHYLPDAGARLPLPMTAGGLTGWVCLAGLVWIVARAWTSRRAQALGLGVVTVYLWSLASMAVTVLGTTMLGFRLEPVLILLLVVAGVFGIADLAGYAVRAAGRQGGADRPAAEAADRRRRATAVVGVVATLAGLAHVQGIPDHLHEEIRLAYTDTDGDGERADRYPPGPESHYAEVDRVILEAFPGREKTDLVVASTADAFLAFHPYLAYQAVTSHYANPLGRYAERNEAMIGWEDATSGDELYAMMNDTPWRRPDAIVARPSGSGYSLRLAEDTYPNDPNVRRFGTTIPAEAVTGPHFEVHDVGPFAVIVVR
- a CDS encoding decaprenylphospho-beta-D-erythro-pentofuranosid-2-ulose 2-reductase; translation: MINAVGVPQTLLLLGGTSEIGLAICGEYLQQGPMRVVLACLPGDPGIEDARAEMTAAGATAVDVVDFDAAATDSHPAAFEQIFAGGDVDVAIVAFGLLGENEELWSDQRKAVQIAQVNYTGAVSVGVLLAERMKAQGYGRIIAMSSAAGLRARRSNFVYGSTKAGLDSFYTGLGYALDEHGVDVLVIRPGQVRTRMSAHVKEAPLTVNKDDVARIAVKNSGAGKGAVFAPAAFGGVMAVLTHVPRPIFRKLPF
- a CDS encoding FAD-binding oxidoreductase; this translates as MSTTQQTTPAQSSLDTELKRLTGWGRTAPAMSHVLTPRSVEEISAAVAAVNDANASGPAHLQRGVVARGLGRSYGDSAQNSGGLVLDMSRFNRIHELNAEKALAVVDAGVNLDQLMRAALPFGLWVPVLPGTRLVTVGGAIGHDIHGKNHHSAGSFGNHVTRMELLVADGRVLTLEPGGTSDDPGGTLFWATIGGNGLTGVVLKAWIAMTRTETAFFLADSDQTASLDETIALHTDGSEAKYTYSSAWFDAISAPPKLGRAAVSRGSLATLAQLEEYAPKLAKDPLAMNAKPLVTFPDVFPNGLANKFTFGPIGEVYYRLGGTSRNKIKTLPAFYHMLDLFGEWNRAYGSDGFLQYQFIVPPGAVDGFKEIIGDIQRSGHYSFLNVFKLFGPGNQAPLSFPMEGWNVCVDFPINDRLNAFVNELDAKVMSMGGRLYTAKDSRVPAERFHAMYPEIDSWIATRRGIDPNGVFVSDMGRRLELL